The following are from one region of the Pseudorasbora parva isolate DD20220531a chromosome 12, ASM2467924v1, whole genome shotgun sequence genome:
- the LOC137093914 gene encoding uncharacterized protein: MTTPSASPFAEIITSLAALHQEHHTALLDLRTEQERRFAAIVQGQQEDREQFRSWMDREVRAEAAGRASAPVHVPLQKMGPEDDPEAFVDLFQKAAEACGWPRAQWPVRLIPLLSGEAQAAAQHLPVANLLDYDDLKRAILQRVGRTPEQHRQRFRSLEWGESGRPFALAQQLRDECRRWLLAGGSDVDHVVDLVVLEQFIARLPRKTAEWVQCHRPTSLETAINLAEDHLVACPGVGAPLLTSPSLSPPSLSLSRPVPLPRSRPPGPPRVPPRARGGMGPGPSGSSRVPPRGAGPLGTGSDYGSGSAPYPRSASNPLPAAGAAGRPGLACWRCGDPDHFVDRCPMMDIGTMIRIPDVQRTTPDQAGEYQIP, encoded by the exons atgacaacgccctccgcctcgccatttgcggagatcatcacctcgctcgcggccctccaccaggaacatcaCACGGcgttgctggaccttcggactgaacaggagcgccgcttcgcggccatagtccaaggccagcaagaggaccgcgagcagttccggagctggatggaccgggaggttcgcgccgaggccgctgggcgggccagcgcaccggtccacgtgcccctacaaAAGATGGGGCCAGAGGACGACCCCGAGGCCTTCGTGGACCTCTTTCAaaaagccgcggaggcctgcggatggccccgggcacagtggccggtgcgcctcattccACTGCTATCcggcgaagcccaggcggccgcgcaacatctaccggttgcgaacctcctggactacgatGACCTGAAGCGGGCCAttcttcagcgggtcggccggaccccagaacaacaccgccagcgtttccgctccctggagtggggcgagtccggtcgacccttcgccttggcccaacagctccgggacgagtgccgcagatggctgctggccggcggcagcgacgtggaccatgtcgtcgatctggtggtgctggagcaattcatcgctcggctccccaggaagaccgccgagtgggtccagtgccaccggcccacgtcgctggagacggccatcaatttggcggaggaccacctggtggcgtgcccgggggtcggcgcacccctactaacttctccctctctctctcccccttctctctctctctctcgacctgtccctctccccaggtcccgccctccaggccctcctcgcgttccccccagagcccggggtgggatgggccctggaccgtctgggagttcgcgggtcccgcccaggggggcggggccgctggggacGGGTAGTGACTACGGATCCGGTTCCGCCCCCTATCCGCGCTCagcctccaacccactccccgccgccggggcggcgggtaggcctgggctggcctgctggcggtgcggtgatccggatcattttgtggaccgatgtccgatgatggacatcggaacaatgatccggatcccggacgtccagcggaccacccccgatcaagcaggagagtaccaaattcct taa